A region of Paenibacillus thiaminolyticus DNA encodes the following proteins:
- a CDS encoding binary toxin-like calcium binding domain-containing protein: MKETRRTAENEQDQQVLKSVGQFFYGENLDEPAFVSGRGMNGFKIDPGQLEGADLNKKVKSARWIADFTPKQTGLYQFMTSSNPYTHIFVDGQEVKDNEVTLTEGEHYTFVVLYFGNPDVKQEDLLQLEVKYTCNRQETEEIAAEDFSIPREISFDSLPEGIVPRTEGNEEKLIDTDKDGIYDEWEINGYTVINNVAVPWNEKYAAQGYKKYMSNPNESHTAGDPYTDLEKASGRIDRNIHKVAWDPLVAAYPSITVGMERLILSDNTEFSSSSGKSVSRETSSSSSASNTEGIDVSAGFSLLQGFSGSVTGSYSHTSTHTVNSAQTSGQDWSTHLGLHAAQAAYVNANIRYYNTGTAPVYKFIPTTNLVLGKETIATITGQKNQEAFSLGPSQAYPKRHLHGIALNTLDQFSSTPISMNINQVDRLENGEKLKLETTQFQGAFARRDAAGRQVVTEENEWANYIPQIERVTTGILIDIKGGMMIERRIAAKDPDNPNDLTPELTLGQALEKAIGAYEEKDRWYFDRADNTHILSPNLVHFIYDRKTEKKMNKELERNKNVKNIYDMTIRPGMNIHISVPLVWDDFKDDEGNWKGGSYAPTNGLNNGRCYKIDPNREVYKEGIVLKPNSKYLVIMDMKGNGAGKAAIEFGGTTNEFDIPNGYRRQKVMVEVFDFPADFNKLKISTNSTGSAYIDNFSIVKVGNAWDKLKEENEDYSKKVAGRTFSFTSLNPERYMTSFAGEAIMANSTTMFDQKFRLEYRRPRGAFYILSSSNKVLTWDRGSQKLIFADNTSVLSQLWFFQKSGSKGYNIVSAADRSKVLEYGLEAVNHTIPIRIATLDEAKNNQYFTISPPF, translated from the coding sequence ATGAAAGAGACGAGGCGAACCGCGGAAAATGAACAAGATCAGCAAGTATTAAAGTCTGTGGGACAATTTTTCTATGGGGAGAATTTGGACGAACCGGCTTTTGTCAGCGGGCGTGGGATGAATGGGTTTAAGATCGATCCTGGCCAGTTGGAAGGAGCCGATTTGAACAAGAAAGTAAAATCAGCCCGATGGATTGCCGATTTTACACCAAAGCAAACGGGCCTGTATCAATTTATGACCAGTTCAAATCCGTATACACATATCTTTGTGGACGGACAAGAAGTAAAAGATAATGAAGTAACATTGACAGAAGGCGAGCATTATACATTTGTTGTCCTCTATTTTGGGAACCCGGACGTAAAGCAAGAAGACTTGCTTCAACTAGAAGTGAAATATACATGCAACCGGCAAGAAACCGAAGAGATCGCAGCAGAGGACTTCTCCATTCCCAGAGAAATTTCCTTCGATAGTCTCCCCGAGGGCATTGTACCTCGAACGGAAGGGAATGAAGAAAAGCTTATAGATACGGATAAGGATGGAATTTATGATGAATGGGAAATAAACGGATATACAGTAATTAATAATGTGGCTGTACCATGGAATGAGAAATATGCCGCTCAAGGATACAAAAAATATATGTCCAATCCGAACGAATCCCATACGGCAGGGGACCCCTACACTGATTTGGAAAAAGCTAGCGGAAGAATAGATCGCAATATACACAAAGTGGCTTGGGATCCGCTTGTTGCAGCGTATCCAAGTATCACGGTGGGGATGGAAAGACTAATTCTGTCCGATAATACAGAATTTAGTTCATCGTCAGGAAAGAGTGTCAGCCGGGAAACCTCTTCCAGCTCCAGTGCCTCCAATACGGAAGGAATTGATGTGAGTGCGGGTTTTTCCCTCTTGCAAGGGTTCTCAGGATCCGTTACCGGCAGTTATTCGCATACGTCTACGCATACGGTTAACTCTGCACAGACTTCAGGACAGGACTGGTCCACACACTTAGGTTTACACGCTGCGCAGGCAGCCTATGTAAATGCCAATATCCGCTATTACAATACCGGAACAGCTCCCGTGTATAAATTTATTCCTACGACAAACTTAGTGTTAGGGAAAGAGACGATTGCTACCATCACGGGACAAAAGAATCAGGAAGCTTTCAGCTTGGGTCCGAGCCAGGCCTACCCTAAAAGACACTTACATGGTATTGCCTTAAATACGTTAGATCAGTTCAGCTCCACTCCTATCTCCATGAATATCAATCAAGTGGACAGGCTAGAAAATGGAGAGAAATTGAAATTGGAAACGACCCAATTTCAAGGAGCATTTGCAAGAAGAGATGCGGCAGGGAGACAAGTCGTTACAGAGGAGAACGAGTGGGCCAATTATATCCCGCAAATCGAACGGGTGACAACCGGAATCCTGATTGATATCAAAGGCGGAATGATGATAGAGCGCCGGATTGCGGCAAAAGACCCTGATAATCCAAATGACCTTACGCCGGAGCTTACACTGGGGCAAGCATTGGAAAAAGCGATAGGGGCTTACGAAGAAAAGGATAGATGGTATTTTGACCGTGCGGATAACACACATATTCTGAGTCCGAACCTGGTCCATTTTATTTATGATCGGAAAACAGAAAAAAAGATGAATAAGGAACTGGAAAGGAACAAGAATGTAAAAAATATTTATGATATGACAATCCGGCCGGGGATGAATATTCACATCAGTGTACCGTTAGTATGGGATGATTTTAAGGACGATGAGGGAAACTGGAAGGGAGGCTCATATGCTCCAACGAATGGGTTAAATAACGGCAGATGTTACAAGATAGATCCGAATAGAGAAGTGTACAAGGAAGGGATTGTTTTAAAACCCAATTCAAAATATCTAGTAATCATGGATATGAAAGGAAATGGTGCGGGTAAGGCTGCAATTGAGTTCGGTGGAACAACAAATGAATTCGATATTCCTAACGGATATCGAAGACAAAAGGTAATGGTTGAAGTATTTGATTTCCCAGCCGACTTTAATAAATTGAAAATTTCGACAAATAGCACAGGAAGCGCTTACATTGATAATTTTTCGATTGTAAAGGTCGGAAATGCATGGGACAAACTGAAAGAGGAAAATGAAGATTATTCTAAAAAGGTTGCGGGGCGAACTTTTTCCTTTACGTCCTTGAATCCAGAAAGATATATGACTAGCTTTGCAGGTGAAGCCATTATGGCAAACTCAACAACAATGTTTGATCAAAAATTCAGGTTAGAATACCGGAGGCCTAGGGGAGCATTCTACATTCTTAGTTCTTCCAATAAAGTCTTGACATGGGATAGAGGGAGCCAAAAATTGATTTTTGCAGACAATACATCTGTGCTAAGCCAGCTTTGGTTCTTTCAAAAATCCGGAAGCAAAGGCTATAACATCGTAAGCGCTGCAGATAGAAGTAAAGTGCTGGAATACGGCCTTGAAGCCGTAAATCATACAATCCCGATTCGAATCGCGACATTAGATGAAGCAAAAAATAATCAATATTTTACGATATCCCCTCCATTTTAA
- a CDS encoding binary toxin-like calcium binding domain-containing protein produces the protein MEKTSRIEENQQILKSVGQFFYGENLDEPAFVIGRGMNGFKVDPSQLKGVDLKKKVKSARWIADFTPKQTGLYQFITSSNPYTHIFVDGKEVKDTEVTLTEGEQYTFVILYFGNPEVKEEDLFQFEVKYTCNQQETQEIEAEDFSIPRQVSFEYLPGGSDNTDDEQPLLDTDNDGIYDEWEINGYTVINHLVVPWEEKYAAQGYKKYVSNPNESHTAGDPYSDLEKASGSIDRNIKKVAWDPLVAAYPSITVGMERLILSDNKEFSSSSGKRISRETSSSSSASNTEGIDVSAGFSLFEGFSGSVTGHYSHTSTHTVNSAQTSGQDWSEQLGLNSAQAAYVNANIRYYNTGTAPVYKFIPTTNLVLGKETIATITGQMNQEAFSLPPDQTYPRRHLHAIALNTLDQFSSIPISMNINLVDRLENGEKLKLETTQFQGAFAKRDPAGGQVVIEENEWANYIPQIESVTTGLLIDIKGGLMMERRIAAKDPDNPNDRTPELTLGEALIKSIGAYKEGGNWYFKDEYTDEARILSPNLVHFIYDRKTERKIKKELEGNKNIKTIYDMTIRPGMNIQISIPVVWDDFNNDDGNWDGGSYDQSNGLNNGRCYKIDPNKNVSYDMGEITLEANSKYLIIMDVKGNGTGKGTVEFGGTTREFDISNGYKRQKMMFEIFEFPDDFGSLTISTNSTVYIDNFSIVKVGTAWDKLKEENKEFSKINDQKDFYFASTDLTQYITNYKDEAFIKKWDVNSKQDFKLVYHVYRGAFYIYDIPAKKVLTWDRRNQKLIFMNDLDVRYQLWFLQKSGNNGYNIVSAADRSKVLAYDISKPDLTPLQIATLDEAKANQYFVLSPVK, from the coding sequence ATGGAAAAAACAAGCCGAATCGAGGAAAATCAACAAATACTAAAATCGGTGGGTCAATTTTTCTATGGAGAGAATTTGGATGAACCGGCTTTTGTCATCGGACGTGGAATGAATGGATTTAAGGTAGATCCCAGCCAATTAAAAGGAGTCGATTTGAAAAAGAAAGTAAAATCAGCCCGATGGATTGCCGATTTTACTCCAAAGCAAACCGGCCTCTATCAATTTATAACCAGTTCAAATCCATATACACATATTTTTGTGGATGGAAAAGAAGTAAAGGATACGGAAGTAACACTGACAGAAGGAGAACAGTATACATTTGTTATCCTCTATTTTGGCAACCCGGAGGTGAAGGAAGAAGACTTGTTTCAATTTGAAGTGAAATATACATGCAACCAGCAAGAAACTCAAGAGATTGAAGCAGAAGACTTCTCTATTCCCAGACAGGTTTCTTTTGAATATCTCCCCGGAGGCAGTGACAACACAGATGATGAACAGCCTCTTCTTGATACAGATAATGACGGAATTTATGATGAGTGGGAAATAAACGGATATACCGTAATTAATCATTTAGTTGTGCCATGGGAGGAAAAATATGCCGCGCAAGGATACAAAAAATATGTGTCCAATCCCAACGAATCCCATACGGCAGGCGATCCCTACTCTGACTTGGAAAAAGCCAGCGGAAGCATAGATCGGAACATAAAAAAAGTGGCTTGGGATCCGCTTGTTGCAGCATATCCAAGCATCACGGTGGGGATGGAAAGGTTAATTCTTTCCGATAATAAAGAATTTAGTTCATCATCAGGAAAAAGAATCAGCCGGGAGACGTCTTCCAGCTCCAGTGCTTCCAATACGGAAGGAATTGATGTGAGTGCAGGTTTTTCTCTCTTTGAAGGGTTTTCAGGCTCCGTTACCGGGCATTATTCGCATACATCTACGCATACGGTTAACTCTGCACAGACTTCAGGACAGGACTGGTCCGAACAATTAGGTTTAAACTCTGCGCAGGCAGCCTATGTGAATGCGAATATTCGCTATTACAATACCGGAACAGCTCCTGTGTATAAATTCATTCCCACCACAAATTTAGTGTTAGGGAAAGAGACGATTGCCACCATTACAGGACAAATGAACCAGGAAGCCTTCAGCTTGCCTCCTGATCAAACATATCCTAGAAGACATTTACATGCGATAGCCTTGAATACGTTAGATCAATTCAGTTCTATTCCTATTTCCATGAATATCAATCTAGTGGATAGATTGGAAAATGGGGAGAAATTAAAGTTGGAAACGACCCAATTTCAAGGGGCGTTTGCAAAAAGAGACCCCGCAGGAGGACAAGTAGTCATCGAAGAGAACGAGTGGGCGAATTATATCCCGCAAATCGAAAGTGTAACAACCGGACTCCTGATTGATATTAAAGGCGGCCTAATGATGGAGCGCCGTATAGCAGCAAAAGATCCTGATAATCCAAATGACCGCACACCGGAACTTACGTTAGGTGAAGCATTGATCAAATCGATAGGGGCCTATAAAGAGGGAGGAAATTGGTATTTCAAAGATGAGTATACAGATGAAGCACGTATTCTGAGTCCGAACCTGGTCCATTTCATCTATGATAGAAAAACAGAAAGAAAGATCAAAAAAGAACTCGAAGGGAATAAAAATATAAAAACGATTTACGATATGACAATCCGGCCGGGAATGAATATTCAAATCAGTATCCCGGTAGTATGGGATGATTTCAATAATGATGATGGAAACTGGGACGGAGGTTCGTACGACCAAAGTAATGGTTTAAATAATGGAAGATGTTACAAGATAGATCCGAATAAAAATGTGTCCTACGATATGGGTGAAATTACTTTAGAAGCAAATTCTAAATATCTTATTATCATGGATGTCAAAGGAAACGGTACGGGTAAGGGCACTGTTGAATTTGGCGGAACAACACGTGAATTCGATATTTCTAACGGATACAAAAGGCAAAAGATGATGTTTGAAATATTCGAATTTCCAGATGATTTTGGAAGCCTCACTATTTCAACGAATAGTACGGTATATATTGATAATTTTTCAATTGTAAAGGTAGGGACTGCTTGGGATAAATTGAAAGAGGAAAACAAAGAGTTTTCCAAGATCAATGATCAAAAGGATTTTTATTTTGCATCTACCGATTTAACACAATATATTACCAATTATAAGGATGAAGCATTTATAAAAAAATGGGATGTTAATTCCAAACAAGACTTTAAGCTGGTCTATCATGTGTATAGGGGAGCCTTTTACATTTATGACATACCGGCAAAGAAAGTTCTGACATGGGACAGAAGAAATCAGAAATTAATATTTATGAATGATTTGGATGTACGATATCAGCTTTGGTTTTTACAAAAATCAGGAAACAATGGATATAACATTGTAAGCGCCGCAGATAGAAGTAAAGTATTGGCTTATGACATTTCAAAACCAGATCTAACACCACTTCAAATTGCGACATTAGACGAAGCAAAAGCGAATCAATATTTTGTGTTATCGCCCGTAAAATAA
- a CDS encoding anthrax toxin lethal factor-related metalloendopeptidase yields the protein MDKKPLNFKKDERKAEAWSKKRYSAWIETLPQNRQEALEAFKRSSKEMNRKLNEVRGNIDELTDEQLKNQIKEMNIMIKQPVNLLKERQIIYTHFDPKALGYSNELQMLVGSESRQLDRGKIKTVLNEYQYGNLTDLKTGNLTLTGGETGQYYVAELELPKGTYVGHLGDGQTVLPTDYAIEITNNMFSKPKVIRENGKELIKVNARLIKKEKIESKIRVTETTLTKLFKNGSFVVKLDIGGGFESYAIDHAKEAISTLIKQLPSKLLNDAIDYLDSITFTDVKLNNNDGTLGYHDSMNVFVRVKHEILIQKLDPIVNQSAVLLHEMGHVVDSMLLNDTSKNRKFIDIYNEEKDNLTSLVTHNNYGREDSVEFFAEIFKAMYSTDPKQQDAVKKEAPKAVDYIKTKIKEYIEDN from the coding sequence ATGGATAAAAAACCTCTGAATTTCAAGAAAGATGAACGTAAAGCCGAAGCATGGAGTAAGAAGCGTTATTCGGCTTGGATTGAAACACTACCACAAAATCGGCAGGAAGCACTCGAGGCATTTAAAAGATCATCAAAAGAAATGAATAGAAAATTGAATGAAGTTCGTGGAAATATTGATGAACTAACTGATGAACAATTAAAAAATCAAATCAAAGAAATGAACATCATGATCAAACAACCCGTTAATCTATTAAAGGAAAGACAAATCATTTATACCCATTTTGATCCGAAAGCTTTAGGCTATTCCAATGAATTGCAAATGTTGGTTGGAAGCGAGAGCAGACAGTTAGATCGCGGAAAAATTAAAACTGTCTTAAATGAGTATCAATATGGGAATTTGACCGACTTAAAAACAGGAAATTTAACACTTACCGGGGGAGAAACAGGACAGTACTATGTAGCGGAGTTAGAACTGCCGAAAGGCACCTATGTAGGCCATCTGGGAGATGGACAAACGGTATTGCCAACGGATTATGCGATAGAAATCACGAATAACATGTTTAGTAAACCGAAGGTTATTAGAGAAAATGGAAAAGAACTTATTAAAGTAAATGCAAGATTAATCAAAAAAGAGAAGATTGAAAGCAAAATACGAGTTACGGAAACTACCTTGACTAAATTATTCAAGAACGGTTCTTTTGTTGTCAAATTAGATATTGGCGGGGGATTTGAATCCTATGCAATAGATCATGCGAAAGAAGCCATTTCTACTTTAATCAAACAATTACCATCAAAGTTATTAAATGATGCTATTGATTATTTAGATTCCATAACATTTACGGATGTGAAACTTAATAATAATGATGGAACATTAGGTTATCATGATTCGATGAATGTGTTTGTAAGAGTGAAACACGAAATATTGATTCAAAAATTAGATCCAATTGTTAATCAGTCTGCCGTGTTATTACACGAAATGGGCCATGTAGTGGATTCAATGTTATTGAATGATACTTCAAAAAATAGAAAATTTATTGATATTTATAATGAAGAAAAAGATAATCTGACGAGTTTAGTGACACACAACAATTATGGCAGGGAAGACTCGGTAGAATTTTTTGCGGAAATATTCAAGGCAATGTACTCCACAGATCCGAAGCAACAAGATGCTGTTAAAAAAGAAGCACCTAAAGCTGTTGATTATATAAAAACTAAGATAAAGGAATATATAGAGGATAATTAA
- a CDS encoding ADP-ribosyltransferase, with protein MIDFRIDTVKAKKWGEKKYSRWKSVLTENEKRQITDYTKNASPINSYLRENNGNLGANPNMDEKIELMDKALNKYKLNDTITVYRGTDGIIFGEEFQTTLMKGNKVNEEVARKIKGQFEGTMLLERGYLSTSIVLGNNFLARNVLIELKVPKGESAGYVDPISYFPGQLEMLLPRNTQYYIDNIRTIVNGGSQRLKVEARIIK; from the coding sequence ATGATAGATTTTCGTATTGACACAGTAAAAGCAAAAAAATGGGGAGAGAAAAAATATTCCCGCTGGAAATCCGTATTAACAGAGAATGAAAAAAGACAAATTACGGACTATACCAAAAACGCCAGTCCTATAAACAGTTATCTTAGAGAAAATAACGGCAACTTAGGGGCCAATCCTAATATGGACGAGAAAATTGAACTCATGGACAAAGCGTTAAATAAGTATAAATTAAATGATACCATAACCGTATATCGTGGGACGGACGGCATCATTTTCGGAGAAGAATTCCAGACCACTTTAATGAAGGGAAATAAAGTTAATGAGGAGGTGGCCAGGAAGATCAAAGGACAATTCGAAGGCACTATGTTATTGGAGCGGGGCTACTTAAGCACATCAATCGTTCTTGGGAACAATTTTCTGGCAAGAAACGTTCTTATAGAACTAAAGGTTCCTAAAGGGGAGAGTGCCGGGTATGTAGATCCAATTAGCTATTTTCCTGGCCAACTTGAGATGTTATTGCCCAGGAATACTCAATATTATATTGATAATATAAGGACGATTGTCAATGGCGGATCACAAAGATTAAAAGTTGAAGCTAGAATCATAAAGTAA
- a CDS encoding transposase, producing the protein MNMEITEVMIVAVIVGLVEIAKGIGLPIRLAPVLSIILGIAAGVVYLAPGDLKIGVMYGIICGLTSCELYSTGKSALRK; encoded by the coding sequence ATGAATATGGAGATTACTGAGGTTATGATCGTGGCCGTCATTGTCGGATTAGTGGAAATAGCAAAAGGGATCGGCCTGCCGATTCGCCTGGCTCCGGTACTGTCGATTATCCTTGGTATCGCGGCAGGCGTTGTCTATCTCGCTCCAGGCGATTTGAAAATTGGCGTCATGTATGGAATTATCTGTGGCCTTACCTCTTGCGAATTGTACAGCACGGGGAAAAGCGCCTTAAGGAAATAA
- a CDS encoding N-acetylmuramoyl-L-alanine amidase codes for MRKDIKRSHIVKKGERNMGYKLITVHAGHNAFVPGATGCGYKEHEVAREFAAMLIDAFNQAGQTVACTTDDMGKTQNENLANIVCNCNNYNKDGRLDISLHLNAAASTATGVEVLYYDQQALSASVSRAISEAVGIRDRGAKERKELRVLNSTNAPAILIELAFITNPDDMRKLLNNKHNVITSIVKTVTGREVPVTSGKKKIVTGGLSIAAIHEISQMFLEKRFWAQIQFLNNGTSYAVTGELSGENLARAEKWFHEHGWSYELRDA; via the coding sequence ATGAGAAAGGACATCAAAAGATCACACATTGTTAAAAAGGGAGAGAGAAACATGGGTTATAAATTGATTACCGTCCATGCGGGGCACAACGCATTTGTTCCGGGCGCAACCGGATGCGGCTACAAGGAACATGAAGTCGCCAGAGAATTTGCAGCTATGCTCATCGATGCCTTCAATCAAGCGGGTCAAACTGTCGCCTGCACTACGGATGACATGGGGAAAACGCAGAATGAGAACCTGGCCAACATCGTCTGCAATTGTAACAACTACAATAAAGATGGAAGACTAGACATTTCCTTGCATCTTAACGCGGCCGCATCAACGGCTACAGGGGTAGAAGTTCTTTATTACGATCAACAAGCCTTGTCCGCAAGCGTCAGCAGGGCAATCTCTGAGGCGGTTGGAATTAGGGACAGAGGAGCGAAGGAGCGAAAGGAGCTTCGGGTGCTTAATTCCACGAACGCCCCGGCCATATTAATAGAGCTGGCTTTTATCACGAATCCTGACGATATGCGGAAGCTTCTGAACAATAAACATAATGTCATTACTTCCATCGTGAAGACAGTAACTGGCCGAGAGGTACCTGTGACCTCCGGCAAAAAGAAAATCGTTACAGGCGGATTGAGTATAGCCGCTATTCATGAGATCTCTCAGATGTTCCTGGAGAAGAGATTTTGGGCACAGATTCAGTTTTTAAATAATGGCACTTCTTATGCGGTTACTGGAGAGTTAAGCGGCGAGAATCTGGCGCGTGCGGAGAAATGGTTCCACGAACACGGGTGGAGCTATGAACTGAGAGATGCATAA
- a CDS encoding helix-turn-helix domain containing protein, whose product MDKFTTHLIQNHSIIRKIQILESLIDSEGIVSSSSLARKLQCTSRTIISDISQLKQNLPENWDIISINSKGYVLKKDPLDHLSTIIATYLINSELYNILMGIFNQKYYSLEKWSQILYLDKLTLKKKLNNFRKILRHFNLDFNFRTTIQIIGKELNIRYFYMVLFFNVQKYKQIFKPELDLQQKIENYIRFYKIEIDYNLLTILINVSVNRNIYKHFISKSFNMDYIFSSQKLDCTYAIVSAIENFYKVSFQQNELKFFTLFFFLISEGDDNEKSKIKNYYRGTYKQLYDKHLALIDMISSEVNMNAKVIEEIRHNIHFSFHKIYIFKNLNLPLEYFWGKFKTIPLELIEGYNIIHPLIITWNKEINGERLSEDESYHITFHILSILLSNYKKKVLLLLSGPTNWKKFIYHKLNNELGNVLSLQTEPSNTVKFDFIITNYKINKTQIPVIWIPDQLALKDLKSIKQLLSLSL is encoded by the coding sequence ATGGATAAATTCACCACTCACTTAATTCAAAATCATTCAATTATTCGAAAAATCCAAATATTAGAATCCTTAATTGATAGCGAAGGTATCGTGTCTTCAAGTTCTTTAGCCCGTAAGCTGCAATGTACAAGCAGAACGATTATAAGCGACATTTCTCAATTAAAACAAAATCTCCCAGAGAATTGGGATATAATAAGCATTAATTCCAAAGGTTACGTTCTAAAAAAAGATCCTTTAGATCATCTTTCCACTATTATAGCTACTTATCTAATAAACAGTGAGCTTTACAACATTTTAATGGGAATATTCAATCAGAAGTATTATAGCCTGGAAAAATGGTCTCAAATATTGTACTTAGATAAATTAACATTGAAGAAAAAATTAAATAATTTCAGAAAAATACTTAGACATTTTAATCTTGATTTTAATTTCAGAACAACGATTCAAATAATTGGAAAGGAACTGAATATTAGATACTTCTATATGGTTCTTTTTTTTAACGTGCAAAAGTATAAACAAATTTTTAAACCGGAGCTAGACTTGCAACAAAAAATTGAGAACTATATTCGTTTTTATAAAATTGAGATCGATTATAATCTATTAACCATACTCATCAATGTGTCTGTAAATCGAAATATATATAAACATTTTATTTCCAAAAGTTTCAATATGGACTACATATTTAGCTCTCAAAAGTTAGATTGCACCTATGCCATTGTCTCTGCGATTGAAAATTTCTATAAGGTCAGCTTCCAGCAAAATGAACTTAAGTTTTTTACACTATTTTTTTTCCTCATCTCCGAGGGGGATGATAATGAAAAAAGTAAAATCAAGAATTACTATCGTGGAACCTATAAACAACTTTACGATAAGCACCTTGCTTTAATTGACATGATTTCAAGTGAAGTAAATATGAATGCCAAAGTAATAGAAGAAATAAGACATAACATCCATTTTTCTTTCCACAAGATCTATATATTTAAAAATCTCAATTTACCGTTAGAATACTTTTGGGGTAAATTTAAGACGATTCCTCTTGAATTAATAGAGGGCTACAACATCATTCACCCTCTTATTATCACGTGGAATAAAGAAATAAATGGAGAGAGATTATCTGAAGATGAGAGCTACCACATCACGTTTCATATTTTATCTATTCTCCTGTCAAATTATAAAAAAAAGGTTTTACTGCTTTTATCCGGACCAACCAATTGGAAGAAATTCATCTATCACAAATTAAATAATGAATTGGGTAACGTTCTAAGCCTTCAAACCGAACCAAGCAATACGGTCAAGTTCGATTTCATTATCACCAATTACAAAATCAATAAAACTCAAATTCCTGTCATTTGGATTCCAGATCAACTCGCCTTGAAAGATTTAAAATCTATTAAACAACTGCTTAGTCTATCCTTATAA
- a CDS encoding helix-turn-helix domain-containing protein, translating to MSTVAAKPQRLGELIQYYRQKKELSLSKLQEAVGIDKGSLSRIENSEVKRPDFQSILSIAAVLDIPHDAIVEQYIEIGHKSEVIYNILQNELTTLEHPSLIPKIAAKFLEAPNEDSLDAVEKLYRTIGSVNHPSTQLSLYTLIVDYSRAHGIMPYIAKGLYQRYMIERNDFSRLKETYQVGKNVLDYANFLSEKDRILLYYGLSVHAYSLMFYHDAIKFGNYVVENGAGEPLANATHNVCNAYYHLGNYDDCNSYLEKYSHFPYPFVKENVELMTAFLNGKKGNIESAITQFNNCLDNLSSYNLIHAVTELMELYLYKNDLVAADQLLMYEEQIIESITQPRTTPYERSRLAHYFRIKGQLLTRKEHEKDAVDSFLKSTLEYVKIGRFTEAFESLSFVTQSMIHNQSVFNSEIIKKVNNLLQKIAAK from the coding sequence GTGAGTACCGTTGCTGCGAAGCCACAGAGGTTGGGGGAGCTAATACAGTACTATCGGCAGAAGAAGGAATTGAGTCTGTCGAAGCTGCAAGAAGCGGTCGGCATAGATAAAGGCAGCCTGTCGAGAATTGAAAACAGCGAGGTCAAACGCCCTGATTTTCAATCCATCCTGTCGATCGCCGCGGTATTGGACATTCCCCATGACGCCATCGTAGAACAGTACATCGAGATCGGACATAAATCGGAAGTCATATACAATATTTTACAGAACGAATTGACAACACTCGAGCATCCTTCGCTCATACCGAAAATTGCCGCCAAGTTTCTTGAAGCGCCCAATGAAGACAGCCTGGATGCAGTAGAGAAGTTGTATCGAACGATAGGCTCCGTGAATCATCCTTCCACTCAGTTATCTTTATACACCCTCATCGTTGACTACTCGCGGGCTCATGGAATTATGCCCTATATCGCTAAGGGATTATATCAGAGATACATGATTGAACGAAATGATTTCAGCAGGTTGAAGGAAACGTATCAGGTTGGAAAAAATGTGCTGGACTATGCTAATTTTTTGAGCGAGAAAGATCGGATACTTCTATATTATGGCTTGAGTGTTCACGCTTATAGTCTTATGTTTTATCATGATGCCATAAAATTCGGTAATTATGTTGTGGAAAATGGGGCAGGAGAACCGCTAGCAAATGCAACTCATAATGTTTGCAATGCTTATTACCATTTGGGGAATTATGACGATTGCAATTCCTATCTCGAAAAGTATAGTCATTTCCCGTATCCTTTCGTCAAAGAGAATGTTGAATTAATGACTGCCTTTCTTAACGGGAAGAAAGGGAATATTGAGTCCGCCATTACTCAGTTTAATAACTGTTTAGATAACCTGTCCTCATATAATTTGATTCATGCCGTAACTGAATTAATGGAACTATATCTCTATAAAAACGATCTTGTTGCAGCAGATCAACTCCTTATGTATGAAGAACAAATAATTGAGAGCATCACTCAACCACGAACTACGCCATATGAAAGGTCAAGATTAGCGCACTACTTTCGCATCAAAGGACAATTGTTAACTCGTAAAGAACATGAAAAAGACGCTGTTGATAGTTTCTTGAAAAGTACATTAGAGTACGTAAAAATTGGTCGTTTTACTGAAGCTTTTGAATCATTGTCGTTTGTGACGCAATCAATGATACATAATCAGTCAGTTTTCAATAGTGAGATAATCAAAAAAGTTAACAATCTTTTACAAAAAATTGCTGCAAAATAA